One window from the genome of Osmerus eperlanus chromosome 1, fOsmEpe2.1, whole genome shotgun sequence encodes:
- the phactr3b gene encoding phosphatase and actin regulator 3b isoform X1: MATSDEDCVLQRGRSQSDPSIITEARISEAHRADVMEQQRALHSGCLVSGVRTPPVRRNSKLASLGRIFKPWKWRKKKNEKLKQSSTAIEKKAAARQSRDDVTRRGLGEAEPESGLACGGNIEDPDTPTHSDGEEREEEPLAPLANTSEDQGSDLDRSTVQDLTEDSETIGDHSQNEEGEEEESSLTEPPDDNSMGPGDPPEGPKEVTKPPPLRRASTPPPPSLPVKLLTRLGSLDGPHPIAVKKSPATLPRNFTLPKDPQGSLLRGRIFTPTGSPHLGSLHPQLSPSCIIEELHRALASKHRQDSFQGKEIRFSPKCRPDGRLPRTSSTEKEPSGESESKKESDENKENRRLDEYFSDQESWNESVISGTLPRRMRKELLSVKLRNRPSKQDLEDRNIFPVRSDQERQEIRQQIEMKLAKRLSQRPAVEELESRNILKQRNDQIEQEERREIKQRLNRKLNQRPTVDELRDRKILIRFSDYVEVAKAQDYDRRADKPWTRLSAADKAAIRKELNEFKSNEMEVHSSSKHLTRFHRP; the protein is encoded by the exons ATGTCATGGAACAACAGAGGGCCCTCCACTCTGGTTGTCTGGTTTCAGGGGTAAGAACCCCTCCTGTTCGACGCAACAGTAAATTGGCCAGCCTGGGCCGAATCTTCAAGCCTTGGAagtggagaaaaaagaaaaatgagAAGCTTAAGCAGAGTTCCACAG CCATAGAGAAGAAGGCAGCTGCTCGACAGAGTCGGGATGATGTCACCAGaagaggcctgggggaggcagAGCCAG AGTCAGGTCTAGCCTGCGGGGGCAACATAGAGGACccagacacaccaacacattcagatggggaggagagagaagaggagcccCTGGCACCCCTGGCCAACACGTCAGAGGACCAGGGAAGTGATCTGGATCGTTCCACAG TTCAAGATTTGACTGAGGATTCAGAGACAATAGGAGATCATAGTCAGAatgaagaaggggaagaggaggagtcgtCTTTGACTGAACCCCCTGATGACAACTCCATGGGGCCAGGGGACCCCCCTGAGGGGCCCAAGGAAGTCACCAAACCCCCTCCCCTGAGACGCGccagcacccctcctccacccagtctACCTGTCAAACTTCTCACCAGATTAGGCAGTTTAGACG GGCCTCATCCCATAGCAGTGAAAAAATCTCCCGCCACCCTgccaaggaacttcacccttcCCAAAGATCCACAGGGATCTCTGCTGAGAGGCCGGATCTTCACCCCAACAGGCTCCCCCCACCTGGGCTCCCTGCACCCACAGCTGTCCCCGAGCTGCATCATCGAGGAACTGCACCGTGCTCTGGCCTCCAAGCATAGACAGGACAG TTTCCAAGGGAAGGAGATACGCTTTTCCCCAAAGTGCCGCCCAGATGGACGTCTGCCCCGTACGTCCAGCACAGAGAAGGAGCCCTCTGGAGAGTCCGAGAGCAAGAAGGAGTCAGACGAGAACAAAGAGAATCGCCGCCTGGATGAGTACTTCAGCGACCAGGAGAGCTGGAACGAGTCTGTAATATCTG GGACATTGCCACGTAGGATGAGGAAAGAACTACTGTCTGTAAAGCTGCGTAACCGTCCCAGTAAGCaggacctggaggacaggaacATCTTCCCAGTACGCAGTGACCAGGAGCGCCAGGAGATCCGCCAGCAGATAGAGATGAAGCTAGCCaa GAGACTCAGCCAGAGGCCAGCTGTTGAAGAACTGGAAAGTCGGAACATCCTGAAGC AGAGGAACGACCAGATAGAGcaagaagaaaggagggaaatTAAACAGCGTCTTAACAGAAAG CTTAACCAGCGACCCACAGTTGATGAACTGCGGGACAGAAAGATCCTTATTCGTTTCAGTGACTATGTGGAGGTAGCAAAAGCTCAGGATTATGACAGGCGTGCTGACAAGCCCTGGACCAGACTGTCAGCTGCTGACAAG GCAGCAATACGGAAGGAGCTAAACGAGTTCAAAAGTAATGAGATGGAGGTTCATTCTTCGAGCAAGCACCTGACAAG GTTCCACCGGCCTTAG
- the fam217bb gene encoding uncharacterized protein fam217bb isoform X2 gives MGRRSQNDKTHKSLQPVKASQENSLPVDKQSLQRRRRHKINSPSTKHNTSQLRTQPQPDAKPHSLPSTGDGKEHRDQRGPHYSHHREQKHTGPRKSRCAPTPHLSSPSEPSSDPQKDQAPNPETVKLSEYGQKSKDSDSDLSESERLPVLPSHCTPPQLNLRAEVIDSNDFSPHTTGRRRQGHDSLSFPDFLPPPFNAWSLGQLAVYYNMEGGGPPRPRPVEPLERYLERLLQLEWHQFQTVQEEGGKSNDSIVAGCHHRPHVALSSRLSCPKSILQCQRAFPLTFLSSLASHTVQLSGCSCTACRTLYSTCCRSHVQHRHSQLSPPQESRGRAYLPPKRSYSESRAHSPDKSMTRRAQRFGSPERGKSYMKNMQAFGNIRNPVSIPTTKPQSVVKGLSVGTEKKLGCIGVDDKLPRDHRQVGLRRSGSEQRSGSERRNGSECLRSGSERKRSGSERRRAAVSEARQPDVIGAIVDHLLGSKNLTIVKPNGRLKQVEFTK, from the exons ATGGGGAGGCGAAGTCAAAATGACAAGACCCATAAGTCATTGCAACCTGTGAAAGCATCTCAAGAAAATTCTCTGCCAGTGGATAAA CAGTCTCTGCAGAGACGACGAAGACACAAAATTAACAGCCCGTCAACCAAGCACAACACATCTCAACTCAG AACCCAGCCCCAACCAGATGCAAAGCCCCATTCATTGCCCTCTACAGGGGATGGGAAGGAGCACAGGGACCAACGGGGCCCTCACTACAGCCATCACAGAGAACAGAAGCACACTGGTCCTAGGAAAAGTAGATGTGCACCAACTCCACATCTTAGCTCCCCATCAGAGCCAAGCTCAGACCCACAGAAGGACCAGGCACCAAACCCAGAGACTGTGAAGTTGAGTGAGTATGGACAGAAAAGCAAAGACAGTGACAGTGACCTTTCTGAGTCAGAGAGGCTTCCTGTGCTCCCCTcccactgcaccccccctcagCTCAACCTGCGGGCTGAGGTTATCGACTCTAATGATTTCTCACCACATACCACTGGAAGAAGACGGCAGGGCCACGACAGTTTAAGTTTTCCAGACTTCTTGCCTCCACCTTTTAATGCTTGGAGTCTGGGGCAGCTGGCTGTGTACTAcaacatggagggagggggaccccCTCGCCCCAGGCCAGTCGAGCCACTGGAAAGGTATCTGGAGAGGCTTCTGCAGCTAGAATGGCATCAGTTCCAGACTGTCCAGGAGGAAGGTGGTAAATCCAATGACTCAATTGTAGCCGGTTGTCACCACCGGCCTCATGTTGCTCTCTCCTCCCGCCTAAGTTGTCCCAAGAGCATCCTCCAGTGTCAGCGGGCCTTTCCTCTcacattcctctcctccctggccaGTCACACTGTCCAACTCTCTGGTTGTTCCTGCACAGCCTGCCGCACCCTGTACAGTACCTGCTGTCGCTCCCATGTTCAACACCGCCATTCTCAACTCAGTCCACCGCAGGAGTCTAGGGGCCGGGCCTACCTCCCTCCTAAGAGGAGTTACAGTGAGAGCCGGGCTCACTCGCCTGATAAGAGCATGACACGCAGGGCCCAGAGGTTTGGGagcccagagagagggaagagctaCATGAAAAACATGCAAGCATTTGGAAACATTCGCAACCCTGTTTCGATTCCCACAACTAAGCCTCAGTCTGTAGTAAAAGGTTTGAGTGTTGGGACTGAAAAGAAATTGGGTTGTATTGGGGTAGATGATAAACTACCTAGGGATCACAGGCAGGTTGGTTTAAGGAGAAGTGGTTCTGAGCAGAGAAGTGGGTCCGAGAGGAGAAATGGGTCGGAATGTTTGAGGAGTGGATCTGAACGAAAGAGGAGTGGCTCGGAACGAAGAAGAGCTGCTGTTTCAGAAGCCCGACAACCAGATGTTATTGGTGCAATAGTAGACCATTTACTTGGATCCAAGAATTTAACCATAGTAAAGCCAAATGGAAGGCTTAAACAGGTTGAATTTACAAAGTAA
- the phactr3b gene encoding phosphatase and actin regulator 3b isoform X2 yields MEQQRALHSGCLVSGVRTPPVRRNSKLASLGRIFKPWKWRKKKNEKLKQSSTAIEKKAAARQSRDDVTRRGLGEAEPESGLACGGNIEDPDTPTHSDGEEREEEPLAPLANTSEDQGSDLDRSTVQDLTEDSETIGDHSQNEEGEEEESSLTEPPDDNSMGPGDPPEGPKEVTKPPPLRRASTPPPPSLPVKLLTRLGSLDGPHPIAVKKSPATLPRNFTLPKDPQGSLLRGRIFTPTGSPHLGSLHPQLSPSCIIEELHRALASKHRQDSFQGKEIRFSPKCRPDGRLPRTSSTEKEPSGESESKKESDENKENRRLDEYFSDQESWNESVISGTLPRRMRKELLSVKLRNRPSKQDLEDRNIFPVRSDQERQEIRQQIEMKLAKRLSQRPAVEELESRNILKQRNDQIEQEERREIKQRLNRKLNQRPTVDELRDRKILIRFSDYVEVAKAQDYDRRADKPWTRLSAADKAAIRKELNEFKSNEMEVHSSSKHLTRFHRP; encoded by the exons ATGGAACAACAGAGGGCCCTCCACTCTGGTTGTCTGGTTTCAGGGGTAAGAACCCCTCCTGTTCGACGCAACAGTAAATTGGCCAGCCTGGGCCGAATCTTCAAGCCTTGGAagtggagaaaaaagaaaaatgagAAGCTTAAGCAGAGTTCCACAG CCATAGAGAAGAAGGCAGCTGCTCGACAGAGTCGGGATGATGTCACCAGaagaggcctgggggaggcagAGCCAG AGTCAGGTCTAGCCTGCGGGGGCAACATAGAGGACccagacacaccaacacattcagatggggaggagagagaagaggagcccCTGGCACCCCTGGCCAACACGTCAGAGGACCAGGGAAGTGATCTGGATCGTTCCACAG TTCAAGATTTGACTGAGGATTCAGAGACAATAGGAGATCATAGTCAGAatgaagaaggggaagaggaggagtcgtCTTTGACTGAACCCCCTGATGACAACTCCATGGGGCCAGGGGACCCCCCTGAGGGGCCCAAGGAAGTCACCAAACCCCCTCCCCTGAGACGCGccagcacccctcctccacccagtctACCTGTCAAACTTCTCACCAGATTAGGCAGTTTAGACG GGCCTCATCCCATAGCAGTGAAAAAATCTCCCGCCACCCTgccaaggaacttcacccttcCCAAAGATCCACAGGGATCTCTGCTGAGAGGCCGGATCTTCACCCCAACAGGCTCCCCCCACCTGGGCTCCCTGCACCCACAGCTGTCCCCGAGCTGCATCATCGAGGAACTGCACCGTGCTCTGGCCTCCAAGCATAGACAGGACAG TTTCCAAGGGAAGGAGATACGCTTTTCCCCAAAGTGCCGCCCAGATGGACGTCTGCCCCGTACGTCCAGCACAGAGAAGGAGCCCTCTGGAGAGTCCGAGAGCAAGAAGGAGTCAGACGAGAACAAAGAGAATCGCCGCCTGGATGAGTACTTCAGCGACCAGGAGAGCTGGAACGAGTCTGTAATATCTG GGACATTGCCACGTAGGATGAGGAAAGAACTACTGTCTGTAAAGCTGCGTAACCGTCCCAGTAAGCaggacctggaggacaggaacATCTTCCCAGTACGCAGTGACCAGGAGCGCCAGGAGATCCGCCAGCAGATAGAGATGAAGCTAGCCaa GAGACTCAGCCAGAGGCCAGCTGTTGAAGAACTGGAAAGTCGGAACATCCTGAAGC AGAGGAACGACCAGATAGAGcaagaagaaaggagggaaatTAAACAGCGTCTTAACAGAAAG CTTAACCAGCGACCCACAGTTGATGAACTGCGGGACAGAAAGATCCTTATTCGTTTCAGTGACTATGTGGAGGTAGCAAAAGCTCAGGATTATGACAGGCGTGCTGACAAGCCCTGGACCAGACTGTCAGCTGCTGACAAG GCAGCAATACGGAAGGAGCTAAACGAGTTCAAAAGTAATGAGATGGAGGTTCATTCTTCGAGCAAGCACCTGACAAG GTTCCACCGGCCTTAG
- the pdrg1 gene encoding p53 and DNA damage-regulated protein 1: METESQRALEYLTEIEEAAEDVLANKQQIVDLDKKRNGNREALNALRNPNSSNEKVKVCFGNMFITFPKAKTTEMILKDQDQLDKEINGLRKVLKAKVNRLNELQGKPELRGYNLSPLSNDEIKAINSLLKR; the protein is encoded by the exons ATGGAGACGGAATCGCAGCGCGCTTTAGAGTATTTGACAGAAATAGAAGAAGCAGCTGAAGATGTCCTTGCAAACAAACAACAG ATTGTGGATCTAGATAAAAAGAGAAATGGAAACAGGGAGGCGTTGAATGCTTTGCGTAATCCGAACTCATCAAATG agAAAGTAAAGGTTTGCTTTGGAAATATGTTTATAACGTTTCCTAAAGCCAAGACCACTGAGATGATTCTTAAAG ACCAAGACCAACTAGACAAAGAGATAAATGGTCTCCGTAAAGTGTTGAAAGCAAAGGTTAATCGTCTCAATGAGTTGCAAG GGAAGCCTGAGCTAAGGGGCTAcaatctgtctcctctctctaatGATGAGATTAAAGCTATCAACAGCCTGTTGAAGAGATGA
- the ppp1r3db gene encoding protein phosphatase 1, regulatory subunit 3Db has protein sequence MRMNKVGVRQTKKASPGSNEVGMQFTSVSRPKATIRLRDLYDPKPEPVKPPVRIRPPSPRPPPSREPVFGRSLSCNPPTKPIIRRRAQSLPSSTERKKSPRNLQVRFVDSLGLELEDVKVFKVGEDPSIPPHVISRLLMSSEVASGKPVELSLPYFKPCFAEDMGAQPDFLTRLSIQQVCLEHVLCSEQGITGTIQVINSAFEKNVIVHYSFTNWRSWADTKACWVSTVQRLATDGPESDVFRFRLPVPPFILQPGAILEFSICYQVMGCEYWDNNNGRNYMLSCHSYKLTVPKECENSMVHFT, from the coding sequence ATGAGAATGAACAAGGTTGGGGTACGGCAGACAAAGAAAGCCTCTCCAGGGTCGAATGAAGTTGGAATGCAGTTCACCAGTGTATCCAGACCCAAAGCAACAATCCGTTTGAGGGATCTCTATGACCCTAAACCTGAACCAGTAAAACCACCAGTCAGAATACGTCCTCCCAGTCCTAGGCCTCCTCCATCTAGGGAGCCTGTTTTTGGGCGCAGTCTCTCTTGCAATCCACCGACCAAGCCCATCATAAGAAGGCGAGCCCAGTCCTTGCCTTCATccacagagaggaagaaaagtcCAAGAAACCTGCAGGTGCGCTTTGTGGACTCACTGGGCCTCGAACTGGAAGATGTCAAAGTATTTAAAGTCGGTGAGGACCCTTCAATACCCCCTCATGTCATCTCTAGGCTGCTGATGAGCTCGGAGGTGGCATCAGGGAAGCCAGTAGAGTTGTCTCTGCCCTACTTCAAGCCCTGCTTTGCTGAAGACATGGGAGCTCAGCCGGATTTTCTGACGCGCCTATCCATTCAGCAAGTATGTCTGGAGCATGTCTTGTGCTCAGAGCAGGGAATAACTGGTACCATACAAGTCATTAACTCAGCCTTTGAGAAAAATGTCATAGTGCATTACTCCTTTACTAactggaggagctgggctgacACCAAGGCATGCTGGGTGTCGACCGTACAGCGTTTGGCCACTGATGGGCCAGAATCAGATGTCTTCCGATTTCGCCTTCCAGTTCCACCTTTTATATTGCAGCCTGGAGCAATCCTGGAGTTCTCCATCTGCTACCAAGTCATGGGTTGTGAATACTGGGACAATAATAATGGGCGCAATTACATGCTGTCATGCCATAGCTACAAGTTGACAGTACCAAAAGAATGTGAGAACAGTATGGTGCATTTCACATGA
- the fam217bb gene encoding uncharacterized protein fam217bb isoform X1 — translation MTAAFKISASVAIKIFHARCVHSPTYLVVGSLTTPRRKLRERLDKISWDADTVTSTNMGRRSQNDKTHKSLQPVKASQENSLPVDKQSLQRRRRHKINSPSTKHNTSQLRTQPQPDAKPHSLPSTGDGKEHRDQRGPHYSHHREQKHTGPRKSRCAPTPHLSSPSEPSSDPQKDQAPNPETVKLSEYGQKSKDSDSDLSESERLPVLPSHCTPPQLNLRAEVIDSNDFSPHTTGRRRQGHDSLSFPDFLPPPFNAWSLGQLAVYYNMEGGGPPRPRPVEPLERYLERLLQLEWHQFQTVQEEGGKSNDSIVAGCHHRPHVALSSRLSCPKSILQCQRAFPLTFLSSLASHTVQLSGCSCTACRTLYSTCCRSHVQHRHSQLSPPQESRGRAYLPPKRSYSESRAHSPDKSMTRRAQRFGSPERGKSYMKNMQAFGNIRNPVSIPTTKPQSVVKGLSVGTEKKLGCIGVDDKLPRDHRQVGLRRSGSEQRSGSERRNGSECLRSGSERKRSGSERRRAAVSEARQPDVIGAIVDHLLGSKNLTIVKPNGRLKQVEFTK, via the exons ATGACTGCAGCCTTTAAGATTAGCGCTAGTGTTGCGATAAAGATATTTCATGCCCGTTGTGTCCATAGCCCAACATACCTTGTTGTGGGAAGCCTCACCACGCCTAGACGTAAGCTACG GGAAAGGTTGGATAAAATATCGTGGGATGCTGATACAGTGACAAG CACCAATATGGGGAGGCGAAGTCAAAATGACAAGACCCATAAGTCATTGCAACCTGTGAAAGCATCTCAAGAAAATTCTCTGCCAGTGGATAAA CAGTCTCTGCAGAGACGACGAAGACACAAAATTAACAGCCCGTCAACCAAGCACAACACATCTCAACTCAG AACCCAGCCCCAACCAGATGCAAAGCCCCATTCATTGCCCTCTACAGGGGATGGGAAGGAGCACAGGGACCAACGGGGCCCTCACTACAGCCATCACAGAGAACAGAAGCACACTGGTCCTAGGAAAAGTAGATGTGCACCAACTCCACATCTTAGCTCCCCATCAGAGCCAAGCTCAGACCCACAGAAGGACCAGGCACCAAACCCAGAGACTGTGAAGTTGAGTGAGTATGGACAGAAAAGCAAAGACAGTGACAGTGACCTTTCTGAGTCAGAGAGGCTTCCTGTGCTCCCCTcccactgcaccccccctcagCTCAACCTGCGGGCTGAGGTTATCGACTCTAATGATTTCTCACCACATACCACTGGAAGAAGACGGCAGGGCCACGACAGTTTAAGTTTTCCAGACTTCTTGCCTCCACCTTTTAATGCTTGGAGTCTGGGGCAGCTGGCTGTGTACTAcaacatggagggagggggaccccCTCGCCCCAGGCCAGTCGAGCCACTGGAAAGGTATCTGGAGAGGCTTCTGCAGCTAGAATGGCATCAGTTCCAGACTGTCCAGGAGGAAGGTGGTAAATCCAATGACTCAATTGTAGCCGGTTGTCACCACCGGCCTCATGTTGCTCTCTCCTCCCGCCTAAGTTGTCCCAAGAGCATCCTCCAGTGTCAGCGGGCCTTTCCTCTcacattcctctcctccctggccaGTCACACTGTCCAACTCTCTGGTTGTTCCTGCACAGCCTGCCGCACCCTGTACAGTACCTGCTGTCGCTCCCATGTTCAACACCGCCATTCTCAACTCAGTCCACCGCAGGAGTCTAGGGGCCGGGCCTACCTCCCTCCTAAGAGGAGTTACAGTGAGAGCCGGGCTCACTCGCCTGATAAGAGCATGACACGCAGGGCCCAGAGGTTTGGGagcccagagagagggaagagctaCATGAAAAACATGCAAGCATTTGGAAACATTCGCAACCCTGTTTCGATTCCCACAACTAAGCCTCAGTCTGTAGTAAAAGGTTTGAGTGTTGGGACTGAAAAGAAATTGGGTTGTATTGGGGTAGATGATAAACTACCTAGGGATCACAGGCAGGTTGGTTTAAGGAGAAGTGGTTCTGAGCAGAGAAGTGGGTCCGAGAGGAGAAATGGGTCGGAATGTTTGAGGAGTGGATCTGAACGAAAGAGGAGTGGCTCGGAACGAAGAAGAGCTGCTGTTTCAGAAGCCCGACAACCAGATGTTATTGGTGCAATAGTAGACCATTTACTTGGATCCAAGAATTTAACCATAGTAAAGCCAAATGGAAGGCTTAAACAGGTTGAATTTACAAAGTAA